One Amycolatopsis sp. NBC_00355 genomic window carries:
- a CDS encoding GNAT family N-acetyltransferase, producing MLEGELVRLRALEPEDAEKIHLWIHDPEIGRWMTTSHPRSLAQLRKHAEERPVNSYELVVLGIEADGKLIGVIDLRDAEPEIGNAELDIYIGDADYRGGGGYGTEALRLMCRYGFNAMRLHMITLWVVAENERARHVYRKVGFSEDGRHREAFVAPDGERHDMILMSMLKGELTW from the coding sequence ATGCTCGAGGGGGAGCTCGTCCGGCTGCGCGCGCTGGAGCCGGAGGACGCCGAGAAGATCCACCTGTGGATCCACGACCCCGAGATCGGCCGGTGGATGACCACCAGCCACCCGCGCTCCCTCGCACAGCTGCGCAAGCACGCCGAAGAACGGCCGGTCAACAGCTACGAACTGGTCGTCCTGGGGATCGAGGCCGACGGCAAGCTCATCGGCGTCATCGACCTGCGGGACGCCGAGCCCGAGATCGGCAACGCCGAGCTGGACATCTACATCGGCGACGCCGACTACCGGGGCGGCGGCGGTTACGGCACCGAGGCGCTGCGCCTGATGTGCCGCTACGGCTTCAACGCCATGCGGCTGCACATGATCACGCTCTGGGTGGTCGCCGAGAACGAACGCGCCCGGCACGTCTACCGCAAGGTCGGCTTCTCCGAAGACGGCCGCCACCGCGAGGCGTTCGTCGCGCCCGACGGCGAGCGCCACGACATGATCCTGATGAGCATGCTCAAGGGCGAACTCACCTGGTGA
- a CDS encoding GlsB/YeaQ/YmgE family stress response membrane protein gives MLGGLWGIISTIIVGLILGVLGRLFAPGDQKIPIWLTIVVGIVAAFIGNWLAGVFGVRDTNGIDWIRHIFQIVAAVVGVVAASAIYARIKGGSRTNA, from the coding sequence GTGCTCGGCGGACTTTGGGGCATCATCTCGACGATCATCGTGGGCCTGATCCTGGGCGTGCTCGGCAGGTTGTTCGCGCCCGGCGACCAGAAGATCCCGATCTGGCTGACGATCGTGGTCGGCATCGTGGCCGCGTTCATCGGCAACTGGCTCGCCGGCGTGTTCGGCGTCCGGGACACGAACGGCATCGACTGGATCCGGCACATCTTCCAGATCGTCGCCGCCGTCGTCGGCGTCGTCGCGGCTTCGGCGATCTACGCGCGGATCAAGGGCGGCAGCCGCACTAACGCCTGA
- a CDS encoding response regulator transcription factor — MHGIEPTRRPIGPAGPGGRSLGVAVVDPVPIYRDGLAALVHRSQGLHWSGQAASHHAALQLCEQVKPDVVVLDSALDPNCHLTKLLNAGDPALIIVTLIRDANRTQQYLATAIAAGTHAIVPRSIDSRRLAEAIRRAHTERRYIDPGLAALTARPKRSTVPKGDLAHDSPPAPRGGMPLSRREYQVLQLVAEGLENSAIAKLLFLSVETVRTHVKSILRKLSARDRTHAVTIAFRGGILIARAEDGHTPVTADTTAVPGHR; from the coding sequence ATGCACGGCATCGAGCCCACCCGCAGGCCCATCGGGCCGGCCGGACCCGGCGGGCGCAGTCTCGGCGTGGCTGTCGTCGATCCGGTCCCGATCTACCGCGACGGCCTCGCCGCGCTGGTCCACCGCAGCCAGGGGCTGCACTGGTCCGGGCAGGCGGCCAGCCACCACGCCGCGTTGCAGCTGTGCGAGCAGGTGAAACCGGACGTCGTCGTGCTCGATTCGGCGCTGGATCCGAACTGCCACCTGACGAAGCTGCTCAACGCCGGCGACCCGGCGCTGATCATCGTCACGCTCATCCGTGACGCGAATCGCACGCAGCAGTACCTGGCGACCGCCATCGCCGCCGGGACGCACGCGATCGTGCCGCGGTCGATCGACTCACGACGGCTCGCCGAAGCGATCCGCCGCGCTCACACCGAACGCCGGTACATCGACCCCGGGCTGGCCGCGCTCACCGCCCGGCCGAAGCGCTCGACCGTGCCGAAGGGGGACCTCGCCCACGACAGCCCACCGGCGCCGCGCGGCGGAATGCCGCTGTCCAGGCGCGAATACCAGGTGTTGCAGCTGGTGGCCGAAGGCCTCGAGAACTCGGCGATCGCGAAGCTGCTGTTCCTGTCCGTCGAGACCGTGCGGACCCACGTGAAGAGCATCCTGCGGAAGCTCTCCGCACGCGACCGGACACACGCCGTGACGATCGCGTTCCGGGGCGGGATACTGATCGCCAGGGCGGAGGACGGCCACACACCGGTGACGGCGGACACAACGGCCGTCCCGGGCCACCGCTGA
- a CDS encoding MmcQ/YjbR family DNA-binding protein — protein MTTWEDVVRLASELPEVEAATWYRTPALKVAGKGFARLRDEAEGGLVVLCGLEEKAALLESGDAAFFTTPHYDGYGSIIVDLDEVDVDQLRELLEEAWRLKAPKRLTR, from the coding sequence ATGACGACTTGGGAAGACGTCGTCCGCCTGGCCTCGGAACTGCCCGAGGTCGAGGCGGCGACCTGGTACCGCACGCCCGCGCTGAAGGTGGCGGGCAAGGGGTTCGCGCGGCTGCGCGACGAGGCCGAAGGCGGCTTGGTCGTGCTGTGCGGACTCGAGGAGAAGGCCGCGTTGCTGGAGTCCGGCGACGCGGCCTTCTTCACGACACCGCACTACGACGGCTACGGCTCGATCATCGTCGACCTGGACGAGGTCGACGTCGATCAGCTGCGTGAGCTGCTCGAAGAGGCGTGGCGGCTGAAGGCGCCGAAGCGGCTCACCAGGTGA
- a CDS encoding GlsB/YeaQ/YmgE family stress response membrane protein — translation MTIASVIGAIIIGLIIGVLGRLVAPGKQSIPIWLTIVIGIVAAFIGTAIARGIGYADTNGIDWLEILTQVVLAAIGVSIAAGAYGRRGVSR, via the coding sequence ATGACAATCGCCAGTGTTATCGGCGCCATCATCATCGGCCTGATCATCGGTGTGCTCGGGCGGCTGGTCGCCCCGGGCAAGCAGAGCATCCCGATCTGGCTGACCATCGTGATCGGTATCGTCGCCGCGTTCATCGGCACGGCCATCGCGCGCGGTATCGGCTACGCCGACACCAACGGCATCGACTGGCTGGAGATCCTCACCCAGGTCGTCCTCGCGGCCATCGGTGTGTCGATCGCCGCCGGCGCCTACGGCCGTCGCGGGGTATCGAGGTAA
- a CDS encoding GNAT family N-acetyltransferase codes for MLPDTPEYFGSLVCGWPGAAEWLVFSMWVAPQLRGHGLAARLMDAVRAAAGEAGAQAIALHVFEGNDRARRGYERLGFVLAGDSEDVPGHGRRHRMRLALTRE; via the coding sequence GTGTTACCGGACACGCCGGAGTACTTCGGCTCGCTCGTCTGCGGCTGGCCGGGTGCGGCCGAATGGCTGGTCTTCTCGATGTGGGTTGCGCCACAACTACGTGGTCACGGCTTGGCCGCGCGGCTCATGGACGCGGTCCGCGCGGCGGCCGGAGAAGCCGGCGCGCAGGCCATCGCCCTGCACGTCTTCGAGGGGAACGACCGCGCGAGACGCGGCTACGAGCGGCTCGGCTTCGTGCTCGCCGGGGACAGTGAGGACGTTCCGGGCCACGGCCGTCGTCACCGGATGCGGCTTGCGCTCACGCGGGAATGA
- a CDS encoding VanZ family protein: MTNAQVTALQYGLIGFFALWTVVLVPQLLTQLARHGGLRLRGIVTTAAVLLYGCMTFAVVFLPLPGPGTRRLSQTVQLHPFQWITDIHTELLKHGEPLSQWFMTQTFQQACMNVLLFVPLGVFARILWRRGLIGTTLIGFTASLLIELTQVTANFGTAPYIYRIFDVDDLMNNTFGAGVGWVFGALLLTLLRAERSPVDVQPARSPRIHLAQTR; the protein is encoded by the coding sequence ATGACGAACGCACAGGTCACCGCCCTGCAGTACGGACTCATCGGCTTCTTCGCGCTGTGGACCGTGGTGCTGGTGCCGCAGCTGCTCACCCAGCTCGCGCGGCACGGCGGCCTTCGGCTGCGCGGCATCGTCACCACCGCGGCCGTGCTGCTCTACGGGTGCATGACCTTCGCGGTCGTGTTCCTGCCGCTGCCCGGCCCCGGCACCCGCCGGCTGAGCCAGACCGTGCAGCTGCACCCGTTCCAGTGGATCACCGACATCCACACCGAGTTGCTGAAGCACGGTGAGCCGCTGTCGCAGTGGTTCATGACGCAGACGTTCCAGCAGGCCTGCATGAACGTCCTGCTGTTCGTCCCGCTCGGGGTGTTCGCCCGGATCCTGTGGCGCCGCGGCCTGATCGGCACGACCCTGATCGGCTTCACGGCGTCGCTGCTCATCGAGCTCACGCAGGTCACCGCGAACTTCGGCACGGCGCCGTACATCTACCGGATCTTCGACGTCGACGACCTCATGAACAACACGTTCGGCGCCGGCGTCGGCTGGGTGTTCGGGGCGCTCCTGCTGACCCTGCTGCGGGCCGAGCGTTCACCGGTCGACGTGCAGCCGGCCCGGAGCCCGCGGATCCACCTCGCCCAGACGCGCTAA
- the mug gene encoding G/U mismatch-specific DNA glycosylase: MNTRPTKDQLAAAYGTTIPDVIAAGLDVLFCGINPGLYSGALRQHFARPGNRFWPALHGGGFTPRRFGPAEQDELLGLKLGITNVVARATARADELTDDELRDGGEVLAAKVLEHRPRWLAVVGITAYRTAFGFPKARVGPQELRIGGTHVWVLPNPSGLNAHWTPEGLAAEFAALRAAVVSR; this comes from the coding sequence GTGAACACCCGACCCACCAAGGACCAGCTGGCCGCCGCGTACGGCACCACCATCCCGGACGTCATCGCGGCCGGCCTCGACGTGCTGTTCTGCGGGATCAACCCCGGCCTCTACTCCGGCGCGCTCCGGCAGCACTTCGCGCGGCCCGGGAACCGGTTCTGGCCGGCGCTGCACGGCGGGGGCTTCACGCCGCGGCGGTTCGGGCCGGCCGAACAGGACGAGCTGCTCGGCCTGAAGCTCGGCATCACGAACGTCGTCGCCAGGGCCACCGCGCGGGCCGACGAGCTCACCGACGACGAGCTGCGCGACGGCGGCGAAGTGCTGGCCGCGAAGGTGCTCGAACACCGGCCGCGGTGGCTGGCGGTCGTCGGGATCACGGCGTACCGGACCGCCTTCGGCTTTCCGAAGGCGCGTGTCGGCCCGCAAGAGCTGCGCATCGGAGGGACACACGTGTGGGTGCTCCCGAATCCGAGCGGCCTGAACGCGCACTGGACACCCGAGGGGCTGGCGGCGGAGTTCGCCGCGCTGCGGGCCGCGGTCGTGAGTCGCTAG
- a CDS encoding alpha/beta fold hydrolase, producing MDDVVYDRAGRGEPLVLIHGIGHRRQAWSPVFPLLTPHRDVIAVDLPGFGDSPEPVGGYGVEPALVMFKDLFTELGLDRPHVAGNSLGGLLALSLGQAGLVRSVTALSPAGLWNRRQKLYAIATLKAHRALAQRTPPNVVRRLAATAAGRKALVGMIVGRPQLLSPEIVAEDAHALATAPGFEPTAAQSRGSFRFTGPVTGVPVTIAWAQQDRILARPRLAELRKVAPNGTFKLLPGCGHVPMSDDPQLVAKTLLAGSR from the coding sequence ATGGACGACGTTGTCTACGACCGCGCGGGCCGGGGCGAACCGCTGGTGCTGATCCACGGCATCGGCCACCGCCGCCAGGCCTGGTCCCCGGTGTTTCCGCTGCTCACGCCGCACCGTGATGTCATCGCCGTCGACCTGCCCGGCTTCGGCGACTCGCCCGAGCCGGTCGGCGGGTACGGCGTCGAGCCCGCGCTGGTGATGTTCAAGGACCTCTTCACCGAGCTCGGCCTCGACCGGCCGCACGTCGCGGGCAACTCGCTCGGCGGCCTGCTGGCGCTTTCGCTCGGCCAGGCCGGGCTCGTCCGCAGCGTCACCGCCCTGTCGCCGGCCGGGCTGTGGAACCGGCGCCAGAAGCTCTACGCGATCGCGACGCTCAAGGCCCACCGCGCGCTCGCCCAGCGCACCCCGCCGAACGTCGTGCGCCGGCTCGCCGCGACGGCGGCCGGGCGGAAAGCGCTGGTGGGCATGATCGTCGGACGCCCCCAGCTGCTCTCGCCCGAGATCGTCGCCGAGGACGCGCACGCGCTCGCGACCGCGCCGGGCTTCGAGCCGACCGCGGCCCAGTCCCGCGGCAGCTTCCGCTTCACCGGCCCGGTCACCGGCGTCCCGGTGACGATCGCGTGGGCCCAGCAGGACCGGATCCTCGCCCGGCCGCGCCTCGCCGAGCTGCGGAAGGTCGCGCCGAACGGGACGTTCAAACTGCTGCCCGGCTGCGGGCACGTGCCGATGAGCGACGACCCGCAGCTGGTCGCGAAGACGCTGCTCGCAGGAAGCCGTTAG
- a CDS encoding nitroreductase family deazaflavin-dependent oxidoreductase → MVLPKGLARFNRVATNRVNKYVVNWAPGFGMIVHKGRKSGKEYRTPVNVFGTAEGFVVALTYGPDADWVKNVLAAGGCTVVTQRKNHSVHGARLVHDESRQAMPTPVRQFLGLLNVHDFLLLKRD, encoded by the coding sequence ATGGTGCTCCCCAAGGGCCTCGCCCGGTTCAACCGCGTCGCGACCAACCGCGTCAACAAGTACGTCGTCAACTGGGCTCCCGGATTCGGCATGATCGTCCACAAGGGACGGAAGTCGGGCAAGGAGTACCGGACGCCGGTGAACGTCTTCGGCACGGCGGAGGGCTTCGTCGTCGCGCTGACCTACGGGCCGGACGCCGACTGGGTGAAGAACGTGCTGGCCGCGGGCGGCTGCACGGTCGTCACCCAGCGGAAAAACCACTCCGTGCACGGCGCCCGGCTCGTGCATGATGAGTCGCGCCAGGCCATGCCGACCCCCGTGCGGCAGTTCCTCGGCCTGCTGAATGTCCACGACTTCCTGCTGCTCAAGCGGGACTAG
- a CDS encoding bifunctional metallophosphatase/5'-nucleotidase has translation MRLSTRLVVLAAAALATTAVTTAPASAGQRPDPTTDVRIIAFNDLHGNLAPPTGSSGRVTQSDGTTVDAGGAAYLATHVKQLRSQVRNSFVVSAGDNIGASPLTSALFHDEPTIDFLNMLGVNASVVGNHEFDEGYKELQRMQFGGCHPTDGCQFDKKFKGAGFPFLGSNVYFTNGLPALLPFTVKFEGGVPIGVIGATLKDLPSVVTPEAIKGLKFGDEVEAINRTANLLDFLGVKSQIVLLHQGDSTELEGPNDCKVLPGPATAIAKAVTPKVDAIFTGHSHQQYNCVINDPAGQPRPVIQGASFGRLLSVVDLKINLKTRDVVRSATQAHNEIVTRTVTPDPAVAALVADATAKAAPIGNKQVGTITADLKAAGNAAGESALGDVIADAQLAGTQSNSAVIAMTNPGGIRADLTYASSPAGEGDGVVTYSEAFTVQPFSNIMQTITLTGANLKNVLEQQWAPGVNPKFLQISSSLHYSYSASAPQGSRVSNITVNGTPVDPAATFRVSVNNFLAAGGDGFTEFTKGTNLAGGPVDLDALTAYLGAHPNLVPPAADRITPLP, from the coding sequence ATGAGGCTTTCAACCCGGCTCGTGGTGCTCGCCGCGGCCGCGCTGGCGACGACGGCGGTGACCACCGCACCCGCGTCCGCGGGCCAGCGCCCGGACCCGACCACCGACGTCCGGATCATCGCTTTCAACGACCTGCACGGGAACCTGGCGCCGCCGACCGGCTCCAGTGGCCGCGTCACGCAGTCCGACGGGACCACTGTGGACGCCGGCGGTGCCGCGTACCTGGCGACGCACGTGAAGCAGCTGCGGTCGCAGGTGCGCAACTCGTTCGTCGTTTCCGCCGGTGACAACATCGGCGCGTCGCCGCTGACCTCGGCGCTGTTCCACGACGAGCCGACCATCGACTTCCTGAACATGCTGGGCGTCAACGCGTCCGTCGTAGGCAACCACGAGTTCGACGAGGGCTACAAGGAACTGCAGCGCATGCAGTTCGGCGGCTGTCACCCGACCGACGGTTGCCAGTTCGACAAGAAGTTCAAGGGTGCGGGTTTCCCGTTCCTCGGGTCCAATGTGTACTTCACCAACGGCCTGCCGGCGCTGCTGCCGTTCACCGTCAAGTTCGAGGGTGGCGTGCCGATCGGCGTCATCGGCGCGACGCTGAAGGACCTGCCCTCGGTCGTCACGCCGGAGGCGATCAAGGGCCTGAAGTTCGGCGACGAGGTCGAGGCGATCAACCGCACCGCGAACCTGCTCGACTTCCTCGGCGTCAAGTCCCAGATCGTGCTGCTGCACCAGGGTGACAGCACCGAGCTCGAGGGCCCGAACGACTGCAAGGTCCTGCCGGGCCCGGCCACCGCGATCGCGAAGGCGGTGACCCCGAAGGTCGACGCGATCTTCACCGGCCACAGCCACCAGCAGTACAACTGCGTGATCAACGACCCGGCCGGCCAGCCGCGCCCGGTCATCCAGGGTGCGTCCTTCGGCCGCCTGCTGTCCGTCGTGGACCTGAAGATCAACCTGAAGACGCGGGACGTCGTCCGGTCGGCGACGCAGGCCCACAACGAGATCGTCACCCGCACGGTCACCCCGGACCCGGCCGTGGCGGCGCTGGTCGCCGACGCGACGGCGAAGGCGGCCCCGATCGGGAACAAGCAGGTCGGCACGATCACCGCGGACCTGAAGGCGGCCGGGAACGCGGCCGGCGAGTCGGCACTCGGCGACGTCATCGCCGACGCGCAGCTGGCGGGCACGCAGTCGAACAGCGCGGTCATCGCGATGACCAACCCGGGTGGCATCCGCGCCGACCTGACCTACGCGTCGTCCCCGGCGGGCGAAGGCGACGGCGTGGTGACCTACAGCGAGGCGTTCACCGTCCAGCCGTTCTCGAACATCATGCAGACGATCACGCTCACCGGCGCGAACCTGAAGAACGTGCTGGAGCAGCAGTGGGCGCCGGGGGTGAACCCGAAGTTCCTGCAGATCTCGAGCTCGCTGCACTACAGCTACTCGGCGTCCGCACCGCAGGGCTCGCGGGTCTCGAACATCACGGTGAACGGCACGCCGGTCGACCCGGCGGCGACGTTCCGCGTGTCGGTGAACAACTTCCTCGCCGCCGGCGGTGACGGCTTCACCGAGTTCACCAAGGGGACGAACCTGGCGGGCGGGCCGGTCGACCTGGACGCGCTGACCGCGTACCTGGGCGCCCACCCGAACCTGGTCCCGCCCGCGGCGGACCGGATCACCCCGCTGCCGTAG
- a CDS encoding Gfo/Idh/MocA family protein, translating to MAPVRVGIIGLSANGGWAATAHVPALAAVEGYELRALSASSAESARVAGEKYGVPLTFGDAGELARHPEVDLVVVAVKVPEHRALIEPALAAGKQVLSEWPLGVSLAETRELAEAAKDGQTAVGLQGRSAPALRYLRDLIKDGYVGRVLSTSLIASGGNWGSSVRAGRDYQLHPEGGATLLTIPFAHTADTLHMVLGGFAELSATMATVRPRVRDEVTGDAVPMTVPDQIAVSGVLTGGAIVSLHLRGGTSPATDFLWEINGTEGTLVVDAADPLFWISKLTLRGSRTGTLERLAVPARYELPQLAGRASEPSYNVAHAYARHLKGDLPDFGHALRVHRVLDAVQRSADTGTRVHPDAE from the coding sequence ATGGCACCGGTCCGGGTCGGCATCATCGGGCTCAGCGCGAACGGCGGCTGGGCCGCGACCGCGCACGTGCCCGCGCTGGCCGCGGTGGAGGGCTACGAGCTTCGCGCGCTGAGCGCGAGCAGCGCCGAGTCGGCGCGCGTGGCCGGCGAGAAGTACGGCGTGCCGCTGACCTTCGGCGACGCCGGGGAGCTGGCGCGGCACCCGGAGGTCGACCTGGTCGTGGTCGCCGTGAAGGTGCCCGAGCACCGGGCCCTCATCGAGCCCGCGCTGGCCGCAGGCAAGCAGGTGCTGAGCGAGTGGCCGCTGGGCGTGAGCCTCGCGGAGACCCGCGAGCTGGCCGAAGCCGCGAAAGACGGTCAGACGGCCGTCGGGCTGCAGGGCCGCTCCGCGCCCGCGTTGCGTTACCTGCGTGACCTGATCAAGGACGGTTACGTCGGCCGCGTGCTGTCGACGTCGCTGATCGCGTCCGGCGGGAACTGGGGCTCGAGCGTGCGCGCCGGCCGTGACTACCAGCTGCACCCCGAGGGCGGGGCGACGCTGCTGACCATCCCGTTCGCGCACACCGCCGACACGCTGCACATGGTGCTCGGCGGGTTCGCCGAGCTGTCGGCCACGATGGCGACCGTGCGGCCGCGGGTGCGCGACGAGGTCACCGGCGACGCCGTCCCGATGACCGTGCCCGACCAGATCGCCGTCTCCGGCGTGCTGACCGGCGGCGCGATCGTGTCGCTGCACCTGCGCGGCGGCACGTCGCCGGCCACGGACTTCCTCTGGGAGATCAACGGCACCGAGGGCACCCTGGTCGTCGACGCCGCGGATCCGCTGTTCTGGATCTCCAAGCTGACGTTGCGCGGCAGCCGCACCGGGACGCTGGAACGGCTCGCCGTGCCCGCGCGGTACGAGCTGCCGCAGCTGGCCGGGCGCGCGTCCGAACCGTCGTACAACGTCGCGCACGCGTACGCCCGGCACCTCAAGGGCGACCTGCCGGACTTCGGGCACGCGCTGCGCGTGCACCGGGTGCTCGACGCCGTCCAGCGGTCGGCCGACACCGGGACGCGGGTTCACCCGGACGCAGAGTAA
- a CDS encoding acyl-CoA dehydrogenase gives MGHYKSNVRDLEFNLFEVLGVQERLGKGVLAESDEETARGVLAELNKLASGPLAESFADADRNPPVYDPKTFSVKIPESFKKSYKQLLDGEWWRLGLTDDLGGFGLPPTVQWAASELILGANAPLFMYLAGPNFAMIVNKNGTEEQKHWAQLMIDRAWGATMVLTEPDAGSDVGAGRTKAVQQEDGSWHIDGVKRFITSAEHDMSENIMHLVLARPEGPGIETKAGTKGLSLFLVPKFHFDSKTGELGERNGAFVTNVEHKMGIKASTTCELTFGQHGTPAKGWLLGEVHDGIAQMFQVIEYARMMVGTKAIATLSTGYLNALEYAKERVQGADLPNMLNKAAPRVTITHHPDVRRSLMLQKAYAEGLRAVYLYTASFQDQLWTGEGDQKVAHGVNDLLLPIVKGVGSERATEQLVQSLQTLGGSGFLQDYPIEQYIRDAKIDSLYEGTTAIQSLDFFFRKIIRDKGASLAFVAGEITKFIESEAGNGRLKNERGLLKQALEDTQGMLGSLIGYLTASQEDPQNINKVGQHTVRLLMSVGDLLIGWQLLKHAEVAIAKLDAGASAKDVPFYEGKIAVASFFSKSVLPELTARRAIVEAADNALMELDEAAF, from the coding sequence ATGGGCCACTACAAGAGCAACGTCCGAGACCTGGAGTTCAACCTCTTCGAGGTACTCGGCGTGCAGGAGCGCCTGGGCAAGGGTGTGCTCGCCGAGTCGGACGAGGAGACCGCGCGCGGGGTGCTGGCCGAGCTGAACAAGCTCGCGTCCGGCCCGCTGGCCGAGTCCTTCGCCGACGCCGACCGCAACCCGCCCGTGTACGACCCGAAGACCTTCAGCGTCAAGATCCCCGAGTCGTTCAAGAAGAGCTACAAGCAGCTCCTCGACGGCGAGTGGTGGCGCCTGGGCCTGACCGACGACCTCGGCGGCTTCGGCCTGCCCCCGACCGTCCAGTGGGCCGCGTCCGAGCTGATCCTCGGCGCCAACGCCCCGCTGTTCATGTACCTCGCGGGCCCCAACTTCGCGATGATCGTGAACAAGAACGGCACCGAAGAGCAGAAGCACTGGGCCCAGCTGATGATCGACCGCGCCTGGGGCGCCACGATGGTGCTGACCGAGCCGGACGCCGGCTCCGACGTCGGCGCGGGCCGCACCAAGGCCGTCCAGCAGGAGGACGGCTCCTGGCACATCGACGGCGTGAAGCGGTTCATCACCTCCGCCGAGCACGACATGAGCGAAAACATCATGCACCTCGTGCTGGCGCGCCCCGAGGGTCCCGGCATCGAGACCAAGGCCGGCACCAAGGGCCTGTCGCTGTTCCTCGTGCCGAAGTTCCACTTCGACTCGAAGACCGGTGAGCTGGGCGAGCGCAACGGCGCCTTCGTCACGAACGTCGAGCACAAGATGGGCATCAAGGCCTCGACGACGTGCGAGCTGACCTTCGGCCAGCACGGCACCCCGGCCAAGGGCTGGCTGCTCGGCGAGGTGCACGACGGCATCGCGCAGATGTTCCAGGTCATCGAGTACGCCCGGATGATGGTCGGCACCAAGGCCATCGCCACGCTGTCGACCGGTTACCTCAACGCGCTCGAGTACGCCAAGGAGCGCGTCCAGGGCGCCGACCTGCCGAACATGCTGAACAAGGCCGCGCCGCGCGTCACCATCACGCACCACCCGGACGTCCGCCGCTCGCTGATGCTGCAGAAGGCGTACGCGGAGGGCCTGCGCGCGGTGTACCTCTACACGGCGTCGTTCCAGGACCAGCTGTGGACCGGCGAAGGTGACCAGAAGGTCGCGCACGGCGTCAACGACCTGCTGCTGCCGATCGTCAAGGGTGTCGGCTCCGAGCGCGCCACCGAGCAGCTCGTGCAGTCGCTGCAGACCCTCGGTGGCTCCGGCTTCCTGCAGGATTACCCGATCGAGCAGTACATCCGCGACGCCAAGATCGACTCGCTGTACGAAGGCACCACGGCGATCCAGTCGCTGGACTTCTTCTTCCGCAAGATCATCCGCGACAAGGGCGCGTCCCTGGCCTTCGTCGCCGGCGAGATCACGAAGTTCATCGAGTCCGAGGCGGGCAACGGCCGGCTCAAGAACGAGCGCGGGCTGCTCAAGCAGGCCCTCGAGGACACGCAGGGCATGCTGGGCTCGCTGATCGGCTACCTGACCGCGTCGCAGGAGGACCCGCAGAACATCAACAAGGTCGGCCAGCACACGGTCCGCCTGCTGATGTCCGTCGGCGACCTGCTCATCGGCTGGCAGCTGCTCAAGCACGCCGAGGTCGCCATCGCCAAGCTCGACGCGGGCGCGTCCGCCAAGGACGTCCCGTTCTACGAGGGCAAGATCGCCGTGGCGTCGTTCTTCTCGAAGAGCGTGCTGCCGGAGCTGACCGCTCGCCGCGCGATCGTCGAAGCCGCGGACAACGCGCTCATGGAGCTCGACGAAGCCGCGTTCTGA